In Zingiber officinale cultivar Zhangliang chromosome 1A, Zo_v1.1, whole genome shotgun sequence, a genomic segment contains:
- the LOC122006277 gene encoding bax inhibitor 1-like, with translation MAYKGRRENTPSLLARRLRSVFIVCRERDREEREMDAFFQSRSQSHGGWTRNSFKNFGHIPSNVQNHMMLVYLTLCCALAASAAGAYLHILMNIGRFLTMMGCFGSIMCLLSMPPYEEKKRFGLLMAASAFEGASIGPLIELAIEFDSRLIMLAPLKRFNSIFSRVVLLTESPFSLTETVSLGFCLC, from the exons ATGGCGTATAAAGGGCGAAGGGAGAACACGCCTTCTCTCCTCGCCCGGAGACTTCGATCTGTTTTCATTGTTTGCCGAGAGAGagatagagaagagagagagatggATGCGTTCTTCCAATCCCGATCTCAGTCCCATGGCGGATGGACTCGGAATTCCTTCAAAAATTTCGGTCATATCCCTTCGAATGTTCAAAATCATATGATGCTG GTTTACTTGACGCTATGTTGTGCGCTCGCGGCATCAGCGGCTGGAGCTTATCTCCACATTTTGATGAACATTGGCAGATTTTTGACGATGATGGGTTGCTTTGGTAGCATCATGTGTCTGCTTTCCATGCCTCCATATGAAGAG AAGAAGAGGTTTGGGCTTCTGATGGCCGCATCTGCTTTCGAGGGGGCTTCCATTGGCCCTTTGATTGAGCTTGCCATTGAGTTCGACTCCAg GTTGATTATGCTTGCACCCCTGAAGAGGTTCAACAGCATTTTCAGTCGTGTGGTACTGTTAACAGAGTCACCATTCTCACTGACAGAAACGGTCAGCCTAGGGTTTTGCTTATGTTGA